The genomic interval TCTCCTGTTCCACCATCATAAAGATAAGTATGTCCAAAACGAGGAATTCCAGCTTCGTCAGTCAATTCATTGATTTGGTCTAATGAAGCACCGTCAAAAATTGGAGTAGCATATTTTCTACCTAATTTTTGTCCAGCCCATCCAAGAACCGTTTCATAAATTTGACCAATGTTCATACGCGAAGGTACCCCAAGTGGGTTCAACACGATATCAACTGGTGTTCCGTCTTCAAGGAAAGGCATATCTTCGTGACGAACGATACGTGCAACAATACCTTTGTTACCGTGACGTCCAGCCATCTTATCTCCAACTTTCAATTTACGTTTCTTAGCGATGTAAACTTTAGCTAATTTCAAAATTCCTGCTGGCAATTCATCTCCAACAGTAATGGTGAATTTCTCTCTTCTTAAAGCACCTTGTAAATCGTTCAACTTAATTTTATAGTTATGAATTAAATCATTAACCATTTTATTAGTTGCATCATCAGCTACCCATTGACCTTTGCTTAAGTGAGCAAAATCTTCAACAGCGTAAAGCATTTTTTGAGTGTATTTTTTACCTTTTGGTAAAACTTCTTCACCCAAATCGTTCATTACACCTTGTGATGTTTTTCCGTTTACAATCAAGAAAAGTTTTTCAATCAACTTATCCTTCAAGTCTGAAAACTTAACTTCGAAATCCATTTCAAGAGATCCTAAAGCATCTTTATCTTGAGTACGTTTTCTCTTGTCTTTTACAGCTCTTGCAAATAATTTTTTATCAAGAACAACACCATGAAGTGATGGAGAAGCTTTCAATGAAGCATCTTTTACATCACCTGCTTTATCTCCAAAGATTGCACGAAGCAATTTCTCTTCTGGAGTTGGATCAGATTCTCCTTTTGGTGTAATTTTTCCAATTAGAATATCGCCAGGTTTAACCTCTGCACCAATTCTAATCATACCGTTTTCATCCAAGTCTTTAGTAGCCTCTTCAGAAACGTTAGGAATATCATTCGTTAACTCTTCGTTACCCAATTTTGTATCTCTTACTTCTAATGAGTAATCATCTACGTGGATTGAAGTAAAGATGTCATCACGAACCACTTTTTCAGAAATTACAATCGCATCCTCAAAGTTGTACCCTTTCCATGGCATAAACGCTACTTTTAGGTTACGACCTAAAGCAAGTTCACCATTTTGAGTAGCATAACCTTCAGACAATACTTGACCAGGTATAACTCTATCCCCTTTTCTTACGATTGGTTTCAAGTTGATACTTGTTCCTTGATTGGTTTTTCTAAATTTAATTAGATTATATGTTTTATCATCAGATTCAAAACTTACCATTCTTTCTTCTTCAGAACGGTCGTATTTGATAGTGATAATATTAGCATCTACATATTCTACAGTACCATGCCCTTCAGCATTGATTAATACTCTAGAATCTGAAGCTACTTGACGCTCAAGACCAGTACCTACAATTGGAGCTTCAGGACGTATTAATGGAACGGCCTGACGCATCATGTTAGATCCCATCAAGGCTCTATTCGCATCATCATGTTCCAAGAAAGGAATCAAAGATGCAGATATAGAAGCAATCTGGTTTGGTGCAACGTCTGTATAATGAACTTCTGATGGAGTAATAACTGGGAAATCACCTTCCTGACGAGCAATTACAAAGTCAGATGTCATTTTTCCTGCATCATCCATTTCGATATTTGCTTGCGCAATCATCATACCTTCTTCTTCTTCAGCAGATAAGTAAATTGGAGTAGATACTAAATCAACCACACCTTCAGTTACCTTACGGTAAGGTGTTTCGATGAATCCCATTCCGTTTACTTTAGCATAAACACCAAGAGATGAAATCAAACCAATGTTTGGTCCCTCTGGAGTTTCAATAGGACATAAACGTCCGTAGTGCGTATAGTGAACATCTCGAACCTCAAAACCAGCTCTTTCTCTCGAAAGTCCACCTGGTCCTAGGGCAGATAATCTTCTCTTGTGCGTAATCTCAGCCAATGGATTCGTTTGATCCATAAATTGAGACAACTGGTTTGTACCAAAGAAAGAGTTGATTACAGAAGATAATGTTTTAGCATTAATCAAATCTATAGGTGTAAACACCTCGTTATCTCTAACATTCATTCTCTCACGAATAGTTCTAGCCATACGAGCTAAACCAACACCGAATTGTTGCGACAATTGTTCACCAACTGTTCTAACACGACGGTTTGATAAGTGGTCAATATCATCAATATCCGCTTTCGCATTAATTAATTCAATCAAGTACTTAACAATAGTTATGATATCTTCTTTGGTAAGCACTTGCTTTTCCATTGGGATATCCAACTGTAATTTTTTGTTCATTCTATAACGACCTACTTCACCTAAGTTGTAACGTTGGTCAGAGAAGAATAATTTATCTATAATACCACGAGCAGTTTCTTCATCAGGCGGTTCTGCGTTACGCAATTGTCTGTAGATATGCTCAACAGCTTCTTTTTCAGAGTTTGTTGGATCTTTTTGTAACGTGTTATGGATGATGGCATAATCAGCTTGATTAGCATCTTCCTTGTGTAACAAAATAGATTTAACGTTAGAATCAATGATTTCTTCCACATTATCTTTATCGATAATAGTATCACGATCAAGGATTATTTCGTTACGTTCGATAGAAACTACTTCACCAGTATCTTCATCTACGAAATCTTCGTGCCATGTATTTAATACACGAGCAGCCAATTTTCTACCGATATATTTTTTAAGTCCTGTTTTAGAAACTTTAATTTCTTCTGCAAGGTCGAAAATTTCAAGGATATCCTTATCTCTTTCGAAACCGATAGCACGGAATAAAGTTGTAACAGGTAATTTTTTCTTTCTATCAATGTAAGCGTACATTACGCTATTAATATCTGTAGAAAATTCGATCCAAGATCCCTTGAACGGAATTACTCTAGCAGAGTATAATTTTGTACCATTAGCATGAAAAGATTGACCAAAGAAAACCCCTGGTGATCTGTGCAATTGAGAAACAACAACACGTTCAGCTCCATTAATTACAAATGTTCCGCTTGGCGTCATGTAAGGAATTGTACCAAGATAAACATCTTGAACAATAGTTTCAAAGTCTTCGTGCTCTGGGTCTGTACAATATAGTTTCAACCTCGCTTTTAAAGGCACACTGTGTGTTAAACCTCTTTCAATACACTCTTGGATAGTGTAACGTGGTGGATCTACAAAGTAGTCTAGGAATTCCAATACAAAGTTGTTTCTTGTATCTGTAATTGGAAAGTTTTCCATGAAGGTATTATAAAGTCCTTCATTGCCTCTTTCATCTGATTTAGTTTCTAATTGAAAAAAATCTTGAAAAGATTTAACCTGAACATCTAGAAAATCTGGATATGCAGGAATGTTTTTAGTAGAGGCAAAATTCAATCTTTCAGTCTGATTTGTTATCATCAATGGACAAAATTTTGATTATAAAAGTAATTTTTTTGTATAAGAGATTAATCTTATACCTTATAATTCACAACCATTACATCTTTAAAAATCAATTTAGGATAACTACTTTCTTATTATCTGTTAATTTTTTTTCCTCGTAATGGGAGTAAAAACTTGTAAAGACAAAAGTCAAAATGATTGCTCATACTTATAGACTTTTGTTATACGAAAAATGGTTTAGGCCATTGGATGACTAAATCCAAGACCTAAACCTTATTCTTTAAACTAAGTTTAACTATTTAAGCTCAACTACAGCTCCAGCTTCTTCTAAAGATTTTTTAAGACCTTCAGCCTCTTCTTTAGAAACACCTTCTTTTACATTAGATGGTGCGCTATCAACTACATCTTTAGCTTCTTTCAAACCTAAACCTGTAAGTTCTTTTACCATTTTCACAACAGCTAATTTAGAAGCACCAGCTTCTTTCAATACAACTGTGAATTCAGTTTGTACTTCTTCAGCAGCAGCTTCGCCACCACCTGCACCTGCAACTACTACTGCAGCAGCTGGTTCGATTCCGTACTCATCTTTCAATATTGTTGCTAAATCATTAACTTCTTTTACAGTTAAGTTAACTAATTGTTCTGCGAATTGTTTCAAATCTGCCATTTTTTCTATCGTTTTAAAATGATTTGTAAAATTATATTTTGTTTATCGTGCGCTTATTTAATAATATAAACAGAGAGATTCTCTAATAAATATTAAGCTTCTTCAGCTTGAACTTCTTCAGCTTGCTCTTCTCCAGCGAATTTGTTTTGAAGTGCAGCGATGATTCTTTGAGCTGGTGATTGAAGTAAACCAATAAGTTCTCCAAGTAATTCTTCTTTAGATTTAATTGTAGACAACATTGTTAATTGGTCGTCTCCAATGTAAACTTCAGCATTCACATAAGCACCTTTTAATACCGGCTTATCTGATTTCTTACGGAAATCTTTAATGATTTTACCTGGAGCATTAGCTACATCTGAAATAAAGATTGCTGTATTACCTACCAATACTGAAGGTAATTCACCATATTCATTTTCAGAAGTTTCCATTGCTTTTGCAAGTAATGTATTCTTTACAACTTCTAATTTAATACCTGCTTTATAACAAGCTCTTCTCAACTTTGAAGTAGTTTCTGCATTTAATCCAGAAATATCTGCTACATAAACAATATTTGTACCAGCTAACTGTGCAGTTAATTCTTCAATCGCGATTGATTTTTCTTCTCTAGTCATACTAAAAATTATTAACTACCAATTATACTGCTTTAGGATCCAATGCAATTGCAGGACTCATAGTGCTTGTAAGGTGCATACCTTTAATGTAGGTACCTTTAGCAGCAGTTGGCTTAAGTTTGATTAATGTTTGAATAATTTCGTGTGCATTGTCATAAATTTGTTCAGCTCCGAAAGAAACTTTACCAATTCCTGCATGTACGATACCAGTTTTATCAACTTTAAAGTCAATTTTACCAGCTTTTACCTCTGCAACAGCTTTAGCAACATCCATAGTTACTGTACCTGTTTTAGGATTAGGCATTAAACCTCTAGGTCCTAAAATACGACCTAATGGACCTAATTTACCCATTACAGATGGCATAGTGATGATTACATCAACATCTGTCCAACCATCTTTAATTTTTTGTAAGTACTCATCAAGACCAACAAAGTCTGCACCAGCTGCCAAAGCTTCCGCTTCTTTATCTGGAGTAACCAATGCTAATACTTTTACATCTTTACCAGTTCCGTGAGGCAATGTAACTACACCTCTTACCATTTGATTCGCTTTTCTTGGATCTACACCCAATCTTATTGCGATATCAACAGACTCATCAAATTTTGCAGAAGCAAGAACTTTAATTAATGCAGAAGCATCTTTTAAAGAATATAACTTGTTCTTTTCAATTTTTGAAGCAGCCTCTTTTTGCTTTTTTGTCAATTTTGCCATGTCTTTCTCTTAATTAAAAAGGAGCGTCTCCTGATACAGTTATACCCATAGATCTAGCTGTTCCAGCAACCATACTCATTGCAGACTCCGTAGTGAATGCATTTAAGTCTGGCATCTTGTCTTCAGCAATAGCTCTAATTTGTTCCCAAGTAACACTAGCTACTTTTTTACGATTAGGCTCACCTGAACCAGATTTTAGCTTTGCAGCTTCCAATAATTGAACTGCTGCAGGAGGAGTCTTAACAACAAATTCAAATGATTTGTCTTTATACACAGTAATTTGTACTGGGCATATTTTGCCGGGTTTATCTTGTGTTCTAGCATTGAACTGCTTACAGAACTCCATGATGTTTACCCCAGCAGCTCCTAAAGCAGGTCCAACCGGTGGCGACGGATTCGCAGCACCTCCCTTAACTTGTAGTTTAACTACCTTACTAATTTCTTTAGCCATTTTTTAAAAATTTAACACAACAATTATAGAAGCAATTGATGTGATTTATTATAGTGTAACAAAAATTATACTTTTTCAACTTGCATAAAACTCAATTCTAATGGCGTTTTTCTTCCGAAAATCTTAACCATTACTTCAAGTTTACGCTTTTCATCATTAATTTTCTCAACAGTACCGTTGAAACCATTAAATGGACCATCAACAACTTTGATAGTTTCTCCAAGATTGAATGGTATTGAATGATTATCAGTATTCACTGCTAATTCATCTACCTTACCTAACATTCTATTAACCTCTGACGTTCTTAATGGAACAGGCTCCCCCCCTTTAGTTTCTCCTAAAAAACCAATTACAGAAGTAATTGACTTAATAATATGAGGAATTTCACCAACAAGATTCGCTTCGACCATTACATAACCAGGAAAATAAACTTTCTCTTTAACTATTTTTTTCCCATCTTTTACTGTAACTACTTTCTCAGTAGGAACAAGAACTTGAGAAACAAAGTCTTCCATTCCCAATCTAGAAATCTCAGTCTCGATATAAGCTTTCACTTTATTCTCTTGACCACTTACAGCCCTAACGACATACCATTTCTTTAAATTATTATCTGCCATGTCAATTATTAAGCTTTAATCCAGTTAAAAAATCCTGCTAATGCTTTTGCAAAAACTTCATCTACTCCCCATGTTGCCAAAGCAAACAATACTGAAAAAACAGCCACAACAATAGTTAGTCGCTGCACCTCAGCCCACTCTGGCCAAGTTACATTTGATTTTAATTCTTCAAATGCTTCTGAAATGTAATTAACAATTTTTGCCATTAGATATGTTTTTTTTATTGCACGGGCGGAGGGATTCGAACCCCCATCAACGGTTTTGGAGACCGCTATTCTACCCTTGAACTACGCCCGTAAAATTAACCAGCAACAACCTAAGAAGTTGCTGGTTATATAATTTAATTTGAATTATGCTACAATTTCAGTTACCTGACCTGCACCTACAGTTCTACCACCTTCACGGATAGCAAAACGTAATCCAACATTCATTGCGATTGGGCTTAACAAAGCAACATTGATCGTTAAGTTATCTCCTGGCATCACCATCTCTACACCTTCTGGCAAAGTAATAACTCCTGTTACGTCAGTTGTACGTACGTAGAACTGTGGACGGTAGTTGTTATGGAATGGAGTATGACGTCCACCTTCTTCTTTTTTCAAGATATACACCTCAGCTTTGAAAGTCGCGTGTGGTTTTACTGAACCTGGCTTAATGATAACCATTCCTCTTTTGATAGAATCTTTATCAACACCTCTTAAAAGTAAACCTACGTTATCTCCAGCTTCACCTCTATCAAGGATCTTACGGAACATTTCAACTCCCGTAATTGTAGAAGCTAATTTCCCAGCTCCCATACCGATGATTTCAACAGCGTCTCCTGTATTAGCAATACCAGTTTCGATACGACCTGTAGCAACAGTTCCACGACCAGTAATTGTAAATACATCCTCAACTGGCATCAAGAAAGGTTTTGCAGTATCACGTATTGGCTCTTCGATCCAAGCATCAACAGCTTCCATCAATTCAAGAATTTTAGGAACCCATGCAGCATCATTATTCAATCCACCTAAAGCAGATCCTTGAATAACTGGACAGTTGTCTCCGTCATATTCATAGAAAGACAATAAGTCTCTAATTTCCATTTCAACAAGTTCTAACAACTCCTCGTCATCAACCATATCCACTTTGTTCATGAATACAACCATTCTAGGAATACCTACTTGGCGACCTAAAAGGATATGCTCACGAGTTTGTGGCATTGGTCCATCAGTTGCAGCAACCACAAGGATAGCTCCATCCATTTGAGCAGCACCAGTAACCATGTTCTTTACGTAATCCGCGTGACCTGGACAGTCAACGTGAGCGTAATGACGATTAGCTGTTTCATACTCAACGTGAGATGTATTAATTGTAATACCTCTTTCTTTTTCTTCAGGAGCATTATCAATTTGATCAAAAGATTTCGCTTGACAGTAACCAGCATCAGATAACACTTTAGTTATTGCAGCAGTTAATGTAGTTTTTCCGTGATCTACGTGTCCGATTGTACCAATATTTAAGTGTGGTTTCGAACGGTTAAAGGTTTCTTTTGCCATTTTACTTAGATTTTAATCTTTATTAATTTATTAGTGTTCAAAATTTTTTATTGAGCCAATGTCGGGAATTGAACCCGAGACCTCTTCCTTACCAAGGAAGCACTCTACCCCTGAGCTACACCGGCGGTAAAGTTTAGTTTCATGCTTAAAGCTTCTTGTTATCATCAACATCTGAAACTTAAAACGCTCAAACTTCTTTTGTGGGGAGAGCAGGATTCGAACCTGCGAAGTTCACACAGCAGATTTACAGTCTGCCCTCGTTGGCCGCTTGAGTATCTCCCCTCTTTTTTTATTTAATTTCAACTTTCAAAACCTCAGTTTCATTTGAGCCGGCGGAGGGACTCGAACCCACGACCTGCTGATTACAAATCAGCTGCTCTAGCCAACTGAGCTACGCTGGCAATTTCAATAAAAAAAGTCCGCTATTTCTAACGGACTGCAAATGTATAGATTTTATCTCTCAAACAAAACATTTTTTTAAAAAATTTTCACATTATGCTTGAGCTCGAGTTTTTTCTTTCCTTTTTACCAGCAAACGCTCTAAAGATTCAGCAGATAACTCAAGCGCTTCTTCAAATGATTTACACTGTTTTTTCACTAAAAAACCATCTCCAGGCACATTTATCTTGACCTCGACAATTTTATTTTCTTTATCGCTCGTTTTCTCTACTTTCAAATACACATCAGACGACACTACTTTATCGTAATACTTTTCTAACTTATCCATTCTCTCCTGAACAAAATTAACTAGTTTTCCGTCAACATTAAAGTTAACTGCATGAATACTTACCTTCATAATCAATACTTATTTAATGGTTAAACTTAATTATCATCACTCCTAGGGTGCGCCTTTCCATATACTTTCTTAAGTTCTAACAAACTACTATGTGTGTATATTTGAGTTGACGCTAAACTAGAATGCCCTAATAATTCTTTTACTGAATTCAAATCCGCTCCATTATTTAATAAATGAGTAGCAAAGGAATGCCTTAACACATGAGGACTCTTTTTTATCTTTTCTGAAGCTCTACTAAAGTACAAATTTACCAACCGATAAACAAGAGAGTTATTTAACATTAGACCTTTTTTTGTTACAAAAAAATACTCAGAATCTTCAACTACCTCAACACGAGACCGTTCCCTAATGTAGTAAATTATATTTTTTTTAATTATAGGCAGAATCGGAAGTACGCGTTCTTTATTTCTTTTCCCAAGAACTTTCAGTGTATTATTAACCAAATCAATATCACTCATTTTTAATTGAATCAATTCAGCCCTACGCATACCCGTCGCATAAAACAACTCTATTATCAATTGATTGCGAATAGAATCAAAGCTCTCCTTCTCCTGAACCTCATCCAAGACACGAACAACTTCATTCTCAGAAAAAGGAATCTGAAGTGATTTAACCACCTTTAAAGACTTATGTTTCAACAAAGGACTTACCTCTATTTGCTTTGTCTTTAATAAGAATTTATAAAAAGCCTTCAAAGAAGCAATTTTCCTATTTACAGAAACCGCAGACAAACCTCCATCTACCAAACTAACAATCCAACTTCTAATCTGACTATAATTCGCTTGCTCAACACCTACTTGCTCAAAATTAAACTTATTGAAGCTTTGAAAACTAAGCAAATCCTTCTCATACGCTACCAAAGTATGAGTAGAGTATTTTTTCTCTTTTAAAAGATATTCCTTAAATGCATCGATAGTTGTAGCCATAAAAAAACCGTTAGCATCAAAGTTACTAAACTTTGAATACTAACGGTAATTATTTTCAATAAAGAAAACTACTAACTCTCTAAACCATCTTTCATGTTTTGGATATAAGCTGCTTTCTGAACTTTAATTCTATTTTTCACAGAAGGCTTGATAAAAGCTTGACGTGCTCTTAACTGACGAACTGTTCCAGTTTTATCAAATTTTCTTTTATAGCGCTTTAATGCTCTATCGATATTTTCTCCGTCTTTAATTGGTATAATTAACATAATTTTGACACCCCCTTTCGTTAAGTGTGCAAAGGTAAAATTAAAAATGAATTATGAGTTATGAATTATGAATTATTTTCCAAAAAGAAAATAGAACAAAGAATAAAGACTTCACTACATATTTAAAATAACTATCTAAAAAAAGAGCCAAGTTACAACATCTTGCTTCTTGGCTCTTTTCTCTATTCTCTTAAACCTATCTTAATCCTTCAACAGATTTCTCGCAATCACTACTTTCTGAATCTCGGTAGTTCCTTCTCCTATAGTACATAACTTAGCATCCCTATAGAATTTTTCCACAGGATAATCTTTAGTATAACCATAGCCGCCGTGTATCTGAACAGCTTCGTTTGCCACTTTACAACATACCTCAGAAGCATACATTTTAGCCATTGCTCCCATAGTAGTTACGGGTTTGTGTTGTTGTTTCAAAAAAGCAGCTTTATGCAAAAGCAGTTCAGAAGCTTCTATTTCAGTGGCCATATCTGCTAATTTAAAAGAAATCCCTTGAAAGCTACTAATCGGTTTTCCAAATTGATGTCTTTCTTTAGAATATTTCAAAGCCGCTTCATATGCACCTTTGGCAATCCCTAAAGATAAAGCTCCAATAGATATTCTACCACCGTCTAAGATTTTCATAGCTTGAATAAAACCATTACCTACTTCCCCTAAGCGATTAGAGTCTGGAATACGACAATTATCAAATACCAACTCTGCTGTTTCACTGGCACGCATTCCTAATTTATTTTCTTTTTTACCAGAGCTAAAACCTACCATTCCTTTTTCAAAGACAAAAGCAGTCATTCCATGAGAATCGCCTTTTTCGCCTGTACGAACAATCACAACTGCAACATCTCCCGAAATAGCATGTGTGATAAAGTTTTTAGCTCCATTTACAACCCAAAAATCACCCTCTTTTTTTGCCGTAGTATTCATTCCTCCAGCATCCGAACCTGTATTATGCTCTGTTAATCCCCAAGCACCAATATGTTCACCACTGGCCAATTTAGGAATCCATTTTTTCTTTTGTTCCTCATTACCAAACGTCAAAATATGATTGGTACAAAGTGAATTATGCGCGGCTACCGATAGACCAATCGAAGGATCGACTTTTGAAATTTCTTCGACTATAGTAATGTATTCATGATAGCCTAGACCTGAACCTCCTAATTCTTCAGGAACTAAAATACCCATAAATCCCATCTCTCCTAACTTCCTAAATAACGGAACTGGAAAAGTCTGAGCCTCATCCCATTCCATAATAAATGGACGGATGTTTTTCTCTGCAAAATCTCTTATGGATTGCGCAATCATGGACTGCGTTTCGTTATAATCAAAGTTCATCGTAAAGCTTTTGTTTTTTAAAAGGTCAAATATAAGGCTATAATATTAGCTTTTTCAATAGACAAGCCTTTAATTTTTGTTAAATCAGTTGCGTTTTTAAAATCACCATTCATGCTTCTACACATCACTATTTCTTTAGCTAAAGCATATCTAAAATAAGGGAATTGTGCTATTTCTTTCAAAGAAGCATTGTTTATATCTAATTTCATAATTTGAGAAATTACTCCAATTTTAAAATTTGAATTCAACTTAGTAATTACTTCAGGTGGTAACCCCCACACATCATCCATTTGTTGCATCGAAACAAAGCCACCTAAACTTTCTCTAAATTTTATAATTCGATCCGAATAACCTGCTCCAATGCCGTTGATTTTCATAAAATCTTCTTGTGAAGCCGTATTCACATCCGTTATTGTGATTTTATCACTTTTGGCAAACGATTCCTTTTCATACTGTACATATCCTTTGAATTCCTTTTTATTCGTAACCCAGTCTGGAAATTTAAAATAAGGAGAAATAGTAGCCAATAAAGAATCCGAAACCTGAGTTATTTTTTGAAAATCTTGTACTGAATTTACGTATTGATTGGTTTTTCTAAAAGCTAAAAGTCGATCAATTTCAGGAACTGACATACCTAATTTATACCCTTTATAATCGGTTATAAAATTTGGATTAAATGGTTTTAACTCATATTTGTATCCGGATGAAACCATTTTTAATCGATCTATTTCGGGTTGAATAGCTAACCACTGTTTTTCAGCATCCGAATGAATCATTTCAAACTCAGTTTTCTCATAGAAAAACCAAATGGTTTGAATCAAAACAATCAGTAATACCAAAACAAAAATCCCGTTCCTTTGTTCTTTGGAAAACAAAAAGTAGGATTTTAAATCTTTCATAATCTAAAAATAAAATTACACTTCAAAACTATTCTTTAGGTTGTCTTTCTACCTCATCATCATTTTCAGAAAATGAATCTGGTTCTTGTTTAGGTTTTATGGTAAGAACTTTATAGAAGAAATAAACCGCAAAAAAAACAACTATCCCTTGGGTAAGCAACATGGTTATTAAAGCTTCTGTATTCATAATATATTTTATTTAAATAAATTAAACCACTTTTTACAAAGTGGCACGACCTTCTCTTCTTCTTTTTTGAAACGCTGCGTAAACTAAACTACTGATAAAAACAAACAATCCTAACAACATTAATCGAGCAAAATTAAGATAGAAAATTTTATCTTCCAACTGTGTAATTAGAGCCGAATCAGTCGCTACCGCTATTTGTTCTTTAATACCTGCGTGTGTAATCGTTTTAATAATTGAACCATTATCCAATACCCACGTTTTACCAGAAATCAAATTATTCATATTTCCTGACCAGTCATTATCTAGCGGTTTAAATACCGATCCCATAAAAATAATAATCAACATCAATGGTGTAACATACTTGATAATATATTTATAAATAGTAGGCACTTTAATATCCGCCCCATTGGTAATCGCTGGCCAACCTTTTTCCATTCCGAAAATCCATGAAAACAAAATAGTTTCAAGCATTGCAAACAATACTAAACTTACCGTTCCTGCCCAATAATCATATTCATCAAACACCCCTTCTTGAAAGAAAATAACCGTAGGTAATCCTAAAATTAAAGCAATTAAACCAAATGACCAAGCTCCTTTATTCTGATTCCAGCCAAATTCATCCCGCATAAAACCTATCCATGGAGTCCCCATCGCTAGTGAAGAAGTAATTCCTGCAAAAAACAATAAACCAAACCAAAGTACCCCAGCAAATACAGCAATTAAACTTCCCCACTGTTGAAACAGATAAGGCATCGTTTGAAATGCCATCCCAAAACCAGCATTTTGAATTACCCAGTCCAGTCCTAAATAACCTGCAGCAATAGGGATTACAATTAAACTTCCTAAAACCACCTCAACAAATTCATTCATAAATCCTGCTGAAACAGCATTCAATGCGACATCATCTTTTTCTGCTAGGTAAGACGAATAACAATGTACTGTCCCCATCCCAACTGATAAGGTAAAAAAGATTTGTCCAGCTGCTGCCATCCATACTTTTAAATCTAACAAAGAACTGTATTGCGGTGTCCAAAGAAAATTAAGTCCATCCCAAGCATTAGCGTCTGGAAAAATCTCAGAAGCTCCTGAAGTTCCCAAAGTCAATCCTTTGATCGCTAAAATAGCTCCAAATAAAATCAAAAGTGGCATACCAATTTTCGCCACTTTTTCAATTCCTCTAAGCCCTTTCGATAAAATATAAGTATTGATAATCAAACAAATTACATAAAAAATAACTCCTTCATAAGGAATTCCTGTTGTGGAATGCCCTATATCAACATAATCA from Flavobacterium ovatum carries:
- the nusG gene encoding transcription termination/antitermination protein NusG, whose translation is MADNNLKKWYVVRAVSGQENKVKAYIETEISRLGMEDFVSQVLVPTEKVVTVKDGKKIVKEKVYFPGYVMVEANLVGEIPHIIKSITSVIGFLGETKGGEPVPLRTSEVNRMLGKVDELAVNTDNHSIPFNLGETIKVVDGPFNGFNGTVEKINDEKRKLEVMVKIFGRKTPLELSFMQVEKV
- the secE gene encoding preprotein translocase subunit SecE, whose protein sequence is MAKIVNYISEAFEELKSNVTWPEWAEVQRLTIVVAVFSVLFALATWGVDEVFAKALAGFFNWIKA
- the rpsU gene encoding 30S ribosomal protein S21, whose product is MLIIPIKDGENIDRALKRYKRKFDKTGTVRQLRARQAFIKPSVKNRIKVQKAAYIQNMKDGLES
- a CDS encoding acyl-CoA dehydrogenase family protein produces the protein MNFDYNETQSMIAQSIRDFAEKNIRPFIMEWDEAQTFPVPLFRKLGEMGFMGILVPEELGGSGLGYHEYITIVEEISKVDPSIGLSVAAHNSLCTNHILTFGNEEQKKKWIPKLASGEHIGAWGLTEHNTGSDAGGMNTTAKKEGDFWVVNGAKNFITHAISGDVAVVIVRTGEKGDSHGMTAFVFEKGMVGFSSGKKENKLGMRASETAELVFDNCRIPDSNRLGEVGNGFIQAMKILDGGRISIGALSLGIAKGAYEAALKYSKERHQFGKPISSFQGISFKLADMATEIEASELLLHKAAFLKQQHKPVTTMGAMAKMYASEVCCKVANEAVQIHGGYGYTKDYPVEKFYRDAKLCTIGEGTTEIQKVVIARNLLKD
- the tuf gene encoding elongation factor Tu → MAKETFNRSKPHLNIGTIGHVDHGKTTLTAAITKVLSDAGYCQAKSFDQIDNAPEEKERGITINTSHVEYETANRHYAHVDCPGHADYVKNMVTGAAQMDGAILVVAATDGPMPQTREHILLGRQVGIPRMVVFMNKVDMVDDEELLELVEMEIRDLLSFYEYDGDNCPVIQGSALGGLNNDAAWVPKILELMEAVDAWIEEPIRDTAKPFLMPVEDVFTITGRGTVATGRIETGIANTGDAVEIIGMGAGKLASTITGVEMFRKILDRGEAGDNVGLLLRGVDKDSIKRGMVIIKPGSVKPHATFKAEVYILKKEEGGRHTPFHNNYRPQFYVRTTDVTGVITLPEGVEMVMPGDNLTINVALLSPIAMNVGLRFAIREGGRTVGAGQVTEIVA
- a CDS encoding tyrosine-type recombinase/integrase, whose protein sequence is MATTIDAFKEYLLKEKKYSTHTLVAYEKDLLSFQSFNKFNFEQVGVEQANYSQIRSWIVSLVDGGLSAVSVNRKIASLKAFYKFLLKTKQIEVSPLLKHKSLKVVKSLQIPFSENEVVRVLDEVQEKESFDSIRNQLIIELFYATGMRRAELIQLKMSDIDLVNNTLKVLGKRNKERVLPILPIIKKNIIYYIRERSRVEVVEDSEYFFVTKKGLMLNNSLVYRLVNLYFSRASEKIKKSPHVLRHSFATHLLNNGADLNSVKELLGHSSLASTQIYTHSSLLELKKVYGKAHPRSDDN
- the raiA gene encoding ribosome-associated translation inhibitor RaiA, which produces MKVSIHAVNFNVDGKLVNFVQERMDKLEKYYDKVVSSDVYLKVEKTSDKENKIVEVKINVPGDGFLVKKQCKSFEEALELSAESLERLLVKRKEKTRAQA
- a CDS encoding helix-hairpin-helix domain-containing protein, producing MKDLKSYFLFSKEQRNGIFVLVLLIVLIQTIWFFYEKTEFEMIHSDAEKQWLAIQPEIDRLKMVSSGYKYELKPFNPNFITDYKGYKLGMSVPEIDRLLAFRKTNQYVNSVQDFQKITQVSDSLLATISPYFKFPDWVTNKKEFKGYVQYEKESFAKSDKITITDVNTASQEDFMKINGIGAGYSDRIIKFRESLGGFVSMQQMDDVWGLPPEVITKLNSNFKIGVISQIMKLDINNASLKEIAQFPYFRYALAKEIVMCRSMNGDFKNATDLTKIKGLSIEKANIIALYLTF